Proteins co-encoded in one Myotis daubentonii chromosome 8, mMyoDau2.1, whole genome shotgun sequence genomic window:
- the RALBP1 gene encoding ralA-binding protein 1 yields the protein MTECFLPPTSSPSEHRRVEHGSGLTRTPSSEEISPTKFPGLYRTGEPSPPHDSLHEPPDIVSDDEKDYGKKKGKFKKKEKRTEGYAAFQEDSSGDEAESPSKMKRSKGIHVFKKPSFSKKKEKDFKIKEKPKEEKHKEEKHKEEKHKEKKSKDLTAADVVKQWKEKKKKKKPIQEPEVPQIDVPNLKPIFGIPLADAAERTMMYDGIRLPAVFRECVDYVEKYGMKCEGIYRVSGIKSKVDELKAAYDREESPNLEEYEPNTVASLLKQYLRDLPENLLTKELMPRFEEACGRSTESEKVQEFQRLLKELPECNFLLISWLIVHMDHVIAKELETKMNIQNISIVLSPTVQISNRVLYVFFTHVQELFGNVILKQVTKPLRWSNMATMPTLPETQESIKEEIRRQEFLLNCLHRDLQGGIKDLSKEERLWEVQRILTALKRKLREAKRQECETKIAQEIASLSKEDVSKEEMNENEEVINILLAQENEILTEQEELLAMEQFLRRQIASEKEEIERLRAEIAEIQSRQQHGRSETEEYSSESESESEDEEELQIILEDLQRQNEELEIKNNHLNQAIHEEREAIIELRVQLRLLQLQRAKSEPQAPEEEEPERRGGAVQPPRDSAPETKATKEQPKAGKEQAKPSPSRDRKETPI from the exons ATGACCGAGTGCTTCCTGCCCCCGACCAGCAGCCCCAGTGAACATCGCAGGGTGGAGCATGGCAGTGGTCTTACCAGAACCCCCAGCTCTGAGGAAATCAGCCCTACTAAATTTCCTGGATTGTACCGCACTGGTGAGCCCTCGCCTCCCCATGACAGCCTCCATGAGCCTCCTGATATAGTGTCTGATGATGAAAAAGACTatgggaagaaaaaaggaaaatttaagaaaaaagaaaaaagga CTGAAGGCTATGCTGCCTTTCAGGAGGATAGCTCTGGAGATGAAGCTGAAAGTCCTTCCAAAATGAAGAGATCCAAGGGAATCCATGTTTTCAAGAAGCCCAGCttttctaaaaagaaagagaaggattttaaaataaaagagaaacccaaagaggaaaaacataaagaagaaaagcacaaagaagaaaaacataaggAGAAGAAGTCGAAAGACTTGACAGCAGCTGATGTTGTTAAACaatggaaggaaaagaagaaaaagaagaagccaATTCAGGAGCCAGAGGTGCCTCAGATTGATGTTCCAAATCTTAAACCCATTTTTGGAATTCCTTTGGCTGATGCAGCAGAGAGGACCATGATGTATGATGGCATTCGACTGCCGGCAGTTTTCCGTGAATGTGTAGATTATGTAGAGAAGTATGGCATGAAGTGTGAAGGCATCTACAGAGTTTCAG GAATTAAATCAAAGGTGGATGAGCTGAAAGCAGCCTATGACAGAGAGGAGTCTCCAAATCTGGAAGAGTATGAGCCTAACACTGTAGCCAGTTTGCTGAAGCAGTATTTGCGAGACCTTCCGGAAAATCTGCTTACCAAAGAGCTTATGCCTCGCTTTGAAGAGGCTTGTGGGCGGAGCACAGAGAGTGAGAAAGTGCAGGAATTCCAACGCTTACTGAAAGAACTGCCAGAATGTAACTTTCTTCTGATTTCCTGGCTGATCGTGCACATGGACCATGTTATCGCAAAAGAACTGGAAACGAAAATGAatatacagaacatttctataGTGCTCAGCCCAACTGTTCAG atTAGCAATCGTGTCCTGTATGTGTTTTTCACACATGTGCAAGAGCTCTTTGGAAATGTGATACTAAAGCAAGTGACAAAACCTCTTCGCTGGTCTAACATGGCCACTATGCCCACACTGCCAGAGACCCAGGAGAGCATCAAGGAGGAGATCAGAAGACAG GAGTTTCTTTTGAATTGTTTACATCGAGATCTGCAGGGTGGGATAAAGGATTTATCTAAAGAAGAAAGATTATGGGAAGTACAAAGAATTTTGACAGCCCTCAAAAGAAAACTCAGAGAAGCTAAAAGACAA GAGTGTGAAACCAAGATTGCACAAGAGATAGCCAGTCTTTCAAAAGAGGATGtttccaaagaagaaatgaatgaaaatgaagaagTTATAAATATTCTCCTTGCCCAG GAGAATGAGATCCTGACTGAACAGGAGGAGCTTCTAGCCATGGAGCAGTTTCTCCGCCGACAGATTGCCTCAGAGAAAGAAGAGATCGAGCGCCTTAGAGCTGAGATTGCCGAAATTCAGAG TCGTCAGCAGCACGGCCGGAGTGAGACGGAGGAGTACTCCTCTGAGAGTGAGAGCGAGAGTGAAGATGAAGAGGAGCTTCAGATCATTCTGGAAGATTTACAGAGACAGAATGAAGAGCTAGAA ATAAAGAACAATCATTTGAATCAAGCAATCCATGAAGAGCGAGAGGCCATCATCGAATTGCGCGTGCAGCTCCGCCTGCTCCAGCTGCAACGAGCCAAGTCTGAGCCACAGGCACCGGAGGAAGAGGAGCCTGAGAGGCGTGGGGGTGCCGTCCAACCACCTAGAGACAGCGCCCCAGAGACAAAAGCAACTAAAGAGCAGCCAAAGGCAGGCAAGGAGCAGGCCAAGCCGTCCCCGagcagagacaggaaggagacACCCATCTGA